The genomic window GGTCGCCCCTGTCCCGCGCCGTTTCTCCGCCACCGCCCGGTCCTGGTCGCGTTGCGCGCGGCGGATCGGGTCGATGAGATCGGGGTCGCTCATGCGTCACCCGCCTTGTCACTGGTGACACTGTCCAGAAGGTGATGCACCAGAGCTGCATGCAATGTGCGCTCCTGTGCCGCGCTTTCGCGTTGCCGGTGCAATCCCGCCGCTTTCTCTGCCGCCACCCGCGCGGCCAGTGGGGCCAGCTCCGACCCCGTGGCCGCATCGGGACTGGTCACCCGCACGCCATCACGGTCCACCCGCAGCATGCCGCCTGCAACAGCCGCATAGAGCGTTGCCCCATGTTCCGTGCGCAAGGTCAGAACGCTGGGTGGTAGGGCCGTCAGGAAAGGCGCATGACCCGGTCTTATACCAAAGGCCCCGCTCTCATCCCGTGCTGAAATCTCGGAAATGTCCGTTCGGTCCAGGATGGTGACCAGGGGTGTCAGGATATGCAGTCTCATCCTCTCCCTCCTCCGGTTTCCCGCGCATGGGCGTCGGCCAGTGTGCCGGTCATGTAGAGAGAGGATTCGGCCCAGCCATCGGTATCGCCATTCAAGATGGCCTCGCACCCGGCCAACGTGTCCTGAATATCGACGCTGACACCCTGGCGGCCCGTGAAACCGCCCGTGACATGGAAGGGCTGGGTCAGGAACCGCAGCAGACGGCGGGCCCTTGCCACCACCTGCCGATCCGCCGCCGACAATTCATCCACGCCCAGCAGGGCGATAATGTCCTCCAGCGCACGGTACTGTGCGATTGCTGCCCGTACCGCAGCGGCCACCCGGTAATGGCGTTGTCCCACCAGATCCGGGTCCATCAGGCGGGTGGAGGATGCCAGAGGATCAACGGCGGGATAAAGCCCCTCCGCCGCCACGGCACGCGACAGCACGATGGACCCGTCCAGATGGCTGAACAGCTCGGCCACGGCGGGATCGGTGAAGTCATCGGCGGGGACATAGACGGCCTGGATGGACGTGATGGCGGCACCCGCGACCGAGGCGATGCGTTCCTGCAGCATTCCGATCTCGCCCGCCATGGTCGGCTGATATCCGACGCGGGCCGGCATATGGCCCAGCATGCCGGCAATCTCCGCGCCCGCCTGCACAAAGCGGAAGACATTATCCATCAACAGCAGCACGTCGCGGCCCATGACGTCCCGGAAATATTCCGCCTGCGTCAGGGCCGTGAGGCCTGCACGCCAGCGCGCACCCGGCGGTTCCGCCATCTGTCCCAGCACCATGACGGTGCGTTCCAGAACGCCCGACCCGCGCATATCCTCCAGCAGTTCTGCCGCCTCCCGCGACCGTTCTCCGATACCGGCGAAGACCGACAGGCCGTCGTCACGC from Niveispirillum cyanobacteriorum includes these protein-coding regions:
- a CDS encoding F0F1 ATP synthase subunit epsilon: MRLHILTPLVTILDRTDISEISARDESGAFGIRPGHAPFLTALPPSVLTLRTEHGATLYAAVAGGMLRVDRDGVRVTSPDAATGSELAPLAARVAAEKAAGLHRQRESAAQERTLHAALVHHLLDSVTSDKAGDA
- the atpD gene encoding F0F1 ATP synthase subunit beta, with the protein product MTVANPYLGKVQAIHGSVLDIQFAYGLPCLDEMLFVRGTIPAEVRAHLSADMVRAVALDVTAGLTRGDTACRTRCGLSVPVGPQLLGRVIDVVGRPLDGLGPLPADLPLRSIHQPSPPLSRRTARLEPQWTGIKIIDLLAPLARGGKTALFGGAGVGKTVLIMELIRTVVERDDGLSVFAGIGERSREAAELLEDMRGSGVLERTVMVLGQMAEPPGARWRAGLTALTQAEYFRDVMGRDVLLLMDNVFRFVQAGAEIAGMLGHMPARVGYQPTMAGEIGMLQERIASVAGAAITSIQAVYVPADDFTDPAVAELFSHLDGSIVLSRAVAAEGLYPAVDPLASSTRLMDPDLVGQRHYRVAAAVRAAIAQYRALEDIIALLGVDELSAADRQVVARARRLLRFLTQPFHVTGGFTGRQGVSVDIQDTLAGCEAILNGDTDGWAESSLYMTGTLADAHARETGGGRG